One region of Vibrio sp. FE10 genomic DNA includes:
- a CDS encoding SgrR family transcriptional regulator: MSDLNMMRYYTRLDSFEPNLSHSVTLTEVADKLFTSLRHARTLLGKMHQAEWVVWEPKVGRNQRSNLTLRFSNQELTQHVASKLIEQGKYEKALSILDNDRAVFGSLLQETSGATMREGLLHVQLTYKRKFEDLFPHHIHRSSERFLIRQVFSCLVTCNGKGKLKPELAHHWEYDAEKLVWTFYLRPGLTFHDGQPVDAKQLVSLFTALQPLPFYQTELAHVASVYSDQPLRISFQLTKADTGFAGLLAGVKYSIQPAAQVTREPSPLNSVSHAVIGTGPFKVVETNNERIKLAAFELYYGCRSLTDEVTIWQFEESMTGSARFDDSQMQVSPYEDSSCFHQLGKSDAKLVSAETDGLRSRVEDGCLFILFNQNSAASLLTDEQRKYIAGIANPQAVLSQLEKNQGLFSVSLAQNILPSWQKLYRTPSKETQLPKKMSIAVYNYYALYRCAICVSDILKRYGVEVEVNTYSFRELAQLSQSGDLKEDLVLCNLNLDDNAPSSLFSWLMNDPVLHSALGDMNSDWLKQRLDHHKASVELPNYLAELEPVASTLISDYWLVPMFHHLQTVRFQGILKNVAITNWGWPDFKNVWSAD, encoded by the coding sequence TTGTCTGATCTAAACATGATGCGTTACTACACAAGGCTAGATTCGTTCGAGCCTAACCTCTCACATTCGGTTACCTTAACCGAGGTTGCAGACAAGCTGTTTACCAGTTTGCGCCATGCACGAACCTTGTTAGGTAAAATGCATCAGGCTGAATGGGTGGTGTGGGAGCCAAAAGTCGGCAGGAATCAACGTTCTAATCTGACCTTGCGCTTTAGCAATCAAGAATTGACTCAACATGTTGCCAGTAAACTGATAGAGCAGGGCAAATACGAAAAAGCACTCTCAATTCTAGACAATGACCGCGCTGTATTTGGCTCTCTCCTTCAAGAAACCTCCGGCGCGACGATGCGTGAAGGGTTGCTGCACGTGCAATTAACCTATAAACGTAAGTTTGAAGACTTATTCCCACATCATATTCACCGCAGTAGCGAACGATTTTTGATCAGGCAAGTATTCAGTTGTCTCGTCACTTGTAATGGCAAGGGCAAGTTGAAGCCTGAACTGGCGCACCATTGGGAATATGATGCTGAAAAGTTGGTTTGGACTTTCTATTTGCGCCCAGGCCTAACCTTCCACGATGGTCAACCCGTTGATGCCAAGCAGTTAGTATCGTTGTTTACCGCCTTACAACCGCTACCTTTCTATCAGACAGAGTTAGCCCATGTTGCTTCGGTTTACAGTGATCAGCCATTAAGGATCAGCTTCCAACTGACCAAAGCAGACACCGGCTTCGCTGGCTTATTGGCTGGCGTTAAGTATTCGATTCAACCTGCTGCGCAAGTAACGCGTGAGCCATCGCCATTAAATTCGGTGTCTCATGCTGTGATTGGAACCGGCCCTTTCAAAGTGGTTGAGACTAATAATGAACGCATCAAGCTCGCGGCATTTGAGCTCTATTATGGTTGTCGTTCTTTGACCGATGAGGTGACTATTTGGCAGTTTGAAGAGTCGATGACGGGCAGTGCTCGTTTTGATGACAGCCAAATGCAGGTGTCGCCTTATGAAGACTCGTCTTGTTTCCATCAACTCGGAAAAAGTGATGCGAAGTTGGTGTCGGCTGAAACGGATGGCCTTCGTAGCCGAGTTGAGGATGGGTGTTTGTTTATTCTATTCAATCAGAATTCAGCGGCTAGTCTGTTAACGGATGAGCAGCGTAAGTACATTGCAGGGATAGCTAACCCACAAGCGGTATTGTCTCAACTTGAAAAAAATCAAGGTTTGTTCAGTGTGTCTCTGGCTCAGAACATACTGCCAAGTTGGCAGAAACTGTATCGAACCCCTTCGAAAGAGACGCAACTGCCCAAGAAAATGAGCATTGCAGTATATAACTACTACGCGCTCTATCGTTGTGCCATCTGTGTATCAGACATCCTTAAACGATACGGTGTGGAAGTTGAGGTGAATACTTATAGCTTTCGAGAACTGGCACAACTCTCTCAGAGCGGAGACCTTAAAGAAGACTTGGTGTTGTGTAACCTCAATCTCGATGACAATGCGCCATCTTCGTTGTTTTCGTGGTTGATGAATGATCCTGTTTTACACTCTGCACTCGGCGACATGAACAGTGATTGGCTTAAACAGCGCTTAGATCATCACAAAGCCTCCGTTGAACTGCCGAATTACTTGGCAGAGTTGGAGCCCGTTGCGTCCACGTTGATTTCTGATTATTGGCTAGTGCCTATGTTTCATCACTTACAGACCGTGCGTTTCCAAGGCATTTTGAAAAACGTGGCC
- the rimK gene encoding 30S ribosomal protein S6--L-glutamate ligase, which translates to MRIAILSRNENLYSTSRLKAAGEARGHQVDVIDTLHCDIDIASNNPKIRYMGEELPQYDAVIPRIGASITFYGTAVVRQFEMMGTFCINESVAISRSRDKLRSLQLLSRKGIGLPKTGFASRPDKIQDLIKNVGGAPLVIKLLEGTQGIGVVLAETNKAAESVIEAFMGLKANILVQEFIEEANGADIRCFVVGNKVIAAMKRQAGEGEFRSNLHRGGTAQLVKLTKEERATAINAAKIMGLNLCGVDILQSKNGPVVMEVNSSPGLEGIEKATGKDVADMIFGFIEKNAKPNANRTRGKG; encoded by the coding sequence ATGCGTATCGCAATTCTTTCTCGCAACGAAAATCTATACTCTACTTCTCGCTTAAAAGCGGCAGGAGAAGCTCGTGGTCACCAGGTCGATGTTATCGACACGCTGCACTGTGATATAGATATCGCGAGTAACAATCCGAAGATTCGCTACATGGGTGAAGAGCTACCTCAATACGATGCTGTTATTCCACGTATTGGCGCTTCCATTACCTTTTACGGCACTGCGGTTGTTCGCCAATTCGAAATGATGGGCACTTTTTGTATCAATGAGTCTGTAGCTATCAGTCGTTCTCGCGACAAACTGCGCTCACTGCAACTGTTGTCTCGTAAAGGTATTGGCTTACCAAAAACAGGTTTTGCTAGCCGCCCTGACAAGATTCAAGACTTGATCAAAAACGTAGGTGGTGCGCCACTGGTTATCAAGCTTCTTGAAGGTACTCAAGGTATCGGTGTGGTTCTGGCTGAAACAAACAAAGCAGCTGAAAGCGTTATCGAAGCATTCATGGGCCTAAAAGCGAACATCTTGGTTCAAGAGTTCATTGAAGAAGCTAATGGCGCAGACATCCGTTGTTTTGTTGTGGGTAACAAGGTTATTGCAGCAATGAAGCGCCAAGCTGGTGAGGGTGAATTCCGCTCTAACCTGCACCGTGGCGGCACAGCTCAACTGGTTAAACTAACCAAAGAAGAGCGCGCGACAGCGATCAACGCGGCGAAAATCATGGGGTTAAACCTATGTGGTGTCGATATTCTACAATCTAAGAATGGCCCAGTTGTAATGGAAGTGAACTCTTCTCCAGGCCTAGAAGGTATCGAGAAAGCGACAGGCAAAGATGTAGCAGACATGATTTTCGGATTTATCGAGAAAAATGCAAAACCAAACGCTAACCGTACTCGTGGCAAAGGCTGA
- a CDS encoding ATP-dependent zinc protease family protein yields the protein MNNKMIIGNTEALCLPELGITGLHTRVDTGAQTSSLHVDNLLCVKTDGENFVEFDLHPDVYHLEETVRCKAKLKTSKRIKSSNGEVEHRCVIETMLKIGGQEWPIDITLSNRQDMTYMMLLGRQGMSDKVIVDPAGEFLISH from the coding sequence ATGAACAATAAAATGATCATAGGGAATACAGAAGCACTTTGCTTACCAGAGTTAGGGATAACTGGACTACATACGCGTGTTGATACAGGGGCTCAAACCTCTTCTCTGCACGTAGACAATCTACTATGTGTAAAAACAGACGGTGAAAACTTCGTTGAGTTCGATCTTCACCCAGACGTTTACCACCTAGAAGAGACTGTGCGCTGCAAGGCGAAGCTGAAAACGAGTAAAAGAATCAAATCATCGAACGGCGAAGTTGAACACCGTTGTGTGATTGAAACCATGCTAAAAATTGGTGGTCAGGAATGGCCTATCGATATCACGCTAAGTAACCGTCAGGATATGACTTACATGATGCTGCTTGGTCGTCAAGGCATGAGTGACAAAGTGATTGTTGACCCAGCGGGCGAATTTCTAATTTCCCACTAA
- a CDS encoding MBL fold metallo-hydrolase, producing MQLHTIKGYIQDMYLVEYPDKLLLLDGACRADIPHLKDFIETELRRDFADLHTVVVTHMHPDHAGAAHKLRKLTNCNLVAANRDKDWYHGIDGILMHLTDLALARWMANRLGKPKANLWYSRKLKPDYKLSDGDSIPGFDDWLVLETPGHTDRDLSVYCPSHSVAYVADLMVEVKKKLIPPFPIFHPNKYRESVSRIYDMQLDTLLVAHGGQVNLSEQAFEHLLMSAPRRPVTHWRVTKIKLKGLVKSVWRFGFKEKKNRHK from the coding sequence TTGCAGCTGCATACCATTAAAGGTTACATCCAAGACATGTACTTGGTGGAGTACCCAGACAAATTACTGTTGCTTGATGGCGCATGTCGAGCCGACATCCCGCATTTGAAGGATTTCATTGAAACCGAGCTTAGGCGTGATTTTGCTGATCTCCATACGGTTGTGGTTACACACATGCATCCAGATCACGCAGGGGCAGCGCACAAGCTCAGAAAGCTCACTAATTGTAATTTGGTTGCAGCAAATCGAGATAAGGATTGGTACCACGGCATCGATGGCATATTGATGCATTTGACCGATCTGGCGCTGGCACGATGGATGGCGAATCGATTGGGCAAGCCCAAAGCAAACCTTTGGTATTCAAGGAAGCTAAAGCCGGACTACAAGTTGTCGGATGGAGACAGCATTCCGGGTTTTGATGATTGGTTGGTTCTGGAAACGCCCGGCCATACCGACAGAGATCTTTCCGTCTATTGCCCATCACACAGTGTCGCCTACGTAGCGGACTTAATGGTTGAGGTCAAAAAGAAGCTGATTCCGCCTTTCCCAATTTTTCATCCCAATAAGTATCGAGAGTCGGTATCTCGTATCTATGACATGCAGCTCGACACCTTGCTGGTGGCGCATGGGGGACAAGTGAATTTGAGTGAGCAAGCGTTTGAACATCTGCTGATGAGTGCACCAAGAAGGCCAGTGACACATTGGCGAGTGACTAAAATCAAACTCAAAGGTTTGGTTAAATCTGTTTGGCGGTTTGGGTTTAAAGAGAAAAAAAATCGCCATAAATAA
- a CDS encoding L-dopachrome tautomerase-related protein, translating to MKKTIVNTILASTLLSTYAQAEIELIPTIKQATIVATMSERPGNPSVTPDGRLLLSVHPLDHPETKVIELSVAGNQTPYPTTKYAQGENSKFKAVIAIRTDDNGVAWILDLATHSLTGWDTRKEVLVKSIKIPASVLKPTSFLQDFALDQKRQRIIIADMTQNDLKSEAIPAFITVDLNTGEAVRVAENHPSMKADSKTGFALNPITIDPSYEWVYFGAVNGRTVYRVKASEFDNNGQEVADNIEKYADKPYSDGITVDSAQNVYITDIERNAIGVSTPDGYRIIATLSDNQTWPDGMSFGPDGYIYVTVNQLDRTAALNNGKDTGIRPFEVVKIKALANGTTGR from the coding sequence ATGAAAAAAACAATAGTCAATACCATTCTTGCGAGCACTCTTTTATCCACTTATGCGCAAGCAGAGATAGAACTCATACCAACAATAAAACAAGCAACGATTGTTGCGACCATGAGTGAACGTCCAGGTAACCCTTCAGTTACACCTGACGGACGATTATTATTGAGCGTTCATCCACTTGACCATCCAGAAACTAAAGTCATTGAGTTAAGCGTGGCCGGAAATCAAACGCCATACCCGACAACAAAGTATGCACAAGGTGAAAACTCTAAATTTAAAGCCGTCATTGCAATCCGGACAGATGACAACGGAGTCGCATGGATCCTAGATCTCGCGACTCATTCATTAACAGGTTGGGATACTCGTAAAGAAGTATTGGTAAAATCGATAAAAATACCAGCGTCTGTTCTAAAACCAACAAGCTTCCTACAAGACTTTGCATTAGACCAAAAAAGGCAACGCATAATCATCGCTGATATGACCCAGAATGATCTGAAAAGTGAAGCAATCCCTGCCTTTATAACCGTTGACCTCAATACGGGTGAAGCTGTACGAGTAGCAGAAAATCATCCGTCAATGAAAGCCGACAGTAAAACCGGATTTGCGTTAAACCCAATAACCATAGATCCATCCTACGAATGGGTTTATTTCGGAGCGGTCAATGGCCGTACTGTTTACCGAGTAAAAGCGAGTGAGTTTGATAATAATGGGCAGGAAGTCGCAGACAATATTGAAAAATACGCCGATAAACCTTACTCCGATGGCATTACGGTAGACAGTGCTCAGAACGTTTATATTACCGATATTGAAAGGAATGCGATTGGGGTTTCCACTCCCGATGGATACCGAATTATTGCCACACTATCAGACAACCAAACTTGGCCTGATGGCATGTCATTTGGTCCTGATGGTTATATTTACGTAACGGTGAATCAACTTGATCGAACTGCAGCCTTAAACAACGGCAAAGATACTGGTATAAGACCATTCGAAGTCGTAAAAATCAAAGCTTTGGCGAATGGAACCACCGGGCGATAA
- a CDS encoding 2OG-Fe(II) oxygenase produces MNQLIDALSTQGYFVWDDFLTHEEVVALRDCIPENWKKARIGRNDDVAREATIRSDKIQWVRRDMGEPASLFLDKMEQIRLEANQAFFLGLFEYEAHFAKYEKGDFYQKHLDCFKGNENRRLTTVFYMNDEWSEEDAGELVVYDLKDNHIATIPPKGGRLLVFLSEQFPHEVLPTNTERFSIAGWFRINGVKDNQLDIAH; encoded by the coding sequence ATGAACCAATTAATCGATGCTCTTTCTACCCAAGGTTACTTTGTTTGGGATGACTTCTTAACTCACGAAGAAGTAGTGGCATTGAGGGATTGCATTCCAGAGAACTGGAAAAAGGCTAGGATCGGCCGTAACGATGACGTAGCACGAGAAGCAACGATTCGTAGTGACAAAATTCAGTGGGTACGCCGTGATATGGGCGAACCAGCATCTCTGTTCCTCGACAAAATGGAACAAATTCGTTTAGAAGCAAACCAAGCGTTCTTTTTAGGTCTGTTCGAATACGAAGCGCACTTTGCGAAATACGAAAAAGGCGACTTCTACCAGAAGCACTTAGACTGCTTCAAAGGCAACGAAAACCGCCGCCTAACCACCGTGTTCTACATGAATGACGAATGGTCTGAAGAAGACGCAGGAGAGCTCGTGGTTTACGATCTAAAAGACAATCACATCGCGACTATTCCACCAAAGGGTGGTCGACTGTTGGTATTCTTATCTGAACAGTTCCCACACGAGGTTCTACCAACCAACACGGAGCGATTCAGTATCGCTGGTTGGTTCCGTATTAATGGCGTGAAAGACAACCAATTGGACATCGCACACTAA
- a CDS encoding glycerophosphodiester phosphodiesterase family protein has translation MSSIIVGHRGVAGTHPENTKVSIEQAANLGLKWVEADIQVTLDDQLVVCHDHTLERCSDGKGRVDEHTLAELRLLDFGSWKSEQFTGEKILTLTELLSLVEAHDLSVNLEIKVDSKHQAPHVVDLLHTELIRSTLDTDRILLSSFSHQVVAEMAHHLPRYRVGVITEQLTQADLMLINEVKAFSCHMNYEHVDQNDLDTLKEANIQTWCYTVNDPSQFKSLSKVDAVFTDFPNQFGAIN, from the coding sequence ATGTCGTCTATCATCGTAGGTCATCGTGGTGTGGCGGGTACTCACCCAGAAAACACCAAAGTAAGCATTGAGCAAGCCGCTAATCTTGGCTTGAAGTGGGTCGAAGCCGATATTCAAGTCACTCTCGACGACCAACTTGTCGTTTGTCACGATCACACACTAGAACGCTGTAGTGATGGTAAAGGCCGTGTTGATGAACACACCTTGGCAGAGCTGCGTCTGTTAGATTTTGGTAGCTGGAAATCAGAGCAGTTCACCGGTGAAAAAATACTGACTCTCACTGAGTTGTTAAGCTTGGTTGAAGCCCATGATCTGAGTGTTAACCTGGAAATTAAAGTCGATAGCAAACACCAAGCGCCTCATGTGGTCGATCTTCTGCACACAGAACTGATCCGCTCAACACTGGATACCGACAGGATCTTACTTTCAAGCTTCAGCCACCAAGTCGTTGCTGAAATGGCGCACCATTTACCGAGATACCGAGTTGGCGTGATCACAGAGCAACTGACCCAAGCCGATCTTATGCTTATCAATGAGGTAAAAGCGTTCAGCTGTCACATGAACTATGAGCATGTCGATCAGAACGATCTCGACACGTTAAAAGAAGCGAACATTCAAACATGGTGCTACACCGTCAATGATCCGTCTCAGTTCAAATCTCTCTCCAAAGTAGACGCTGTATTCACTGATTTTCCGAATCAATTCGGCGCTATAAATTGA
- a CDS encoding sulfite exporter TauE/SafE family protein: MDLIFSPTYPILGAIFIFAAIVRGFSGFGFTLVALPLSALFVPVIELVPVFMLIDLLGNIQLLPKVRKHVNWRWVSKVFIPCLAFTPVGLLLLKSVSQDTIILIISAFIFASALMIYKGFQYRSEPRFAPYILGSLAGVMNGAASMSGPPVGTHALASPVEPHIARAGLIAFFVLADSSAFVSASIAGLVDRDVVWLTIVLLPSSMFGGYVGSKLFERFGGEKFKPVTIALLVVIAIFSAGRVLI; encoded by the coding sequence ATGGATCTCATTTTTAGTCCAACTTACCCAATTTTGGGTGCAATCTTCATTTTCGCCGCTATTGTTCGTGGCTTCTCAGGTTTCGGGTTCACCTTAGTGGCATTGCCATTAAGCGCGCTATTCGTCCCTGTTATCGAACTGGTTCCTGTTTTCATGTTGATTGACCTACTCGGCAATATTCAATTGCTGCCAAAGGTTCGAAAGCACGTTAACTGGCGCTGGGTTTCAAAGGTATTTATCCCTTGTTTGGCCTTCACTCCGGTCGGCTTACTGCTACTCAAATCGGTTAGCCAAGACACGATCATCTTGATCATCAGCGCTTTTATCTTTGCGTCTGCACTAATGATCTACAAAGGCTTTCAATACCGAAGTGAACCTAGGTTTGCGCCCTATATTCTCGGCAGTCTTGCTGGAGTAATGAATGGTGCGGCTTCAATGTCTGGGCCTCCGGTTGGCACGCATGCACTAGCAAGCCCAGTCGAGCCTCATATTGCCAGGGCAGGTCTTATCGCGTTCTTTGTATTGGCCGATTCCAGTGCGTTTGTTTCGGCATCGATAGCGGGATTAGTCGACCGTGATGTGGTTTGGCTGACGATTGTACTTTTGCCAAGCAGCATGTTTGGTGGCTATGTCGGGTCGAAACTGTTCGAGAGATTTGGCGGAGAGAAATTCAAGCCTGTCACTATTGCCCTGCTGGTGGTGATTGCCATATTCAGTGCAGGGCGAGTGTTAATCTAA
- a CDS encoding L,D-transpeptidase family protein — translation MRLFLPLSLYLLFASSLIYSATSSATDTPQYVKPPATQKSVTQKSQAQKLVVEKIVSDATAIETIVFESAPSRSLENSNNVIVVDDVLESGSDDNKNKVAQLSQGSSKRPPQSSSQQFYSVPNIDSEIDPLLQVVTLVKVDKSKRRMYLFKDDEVVQEFRIALGKQPKGHKRFEGDNRTPEGQYKLDYIMEESDFYRSVHINYPQSADREWAEKHDVSPGGNIKIHGIKNGERRSQSFIQSFDWTDGCIALTNQDMDAFIELVKMGTPIHIEW, via the coding sequence GTGCGGTTGTTTTTGCCTTTATCACTGTACTTACTCTTTGCGAGCTCTCTGATTTATTCAGCGACTTCTTCTGCTACGGATACGCCGCAATATGTAAAGCCGCCAGCAACGCAGAAGTCAGTAACTCAGAAATCACAAGCGCAGAAGCTTGTAGTCGAGAAAATCGTTTCCGATGCAACGGCGATAGAAACCATTGTGTTTGAGTCTGCTCCTTCTCGATCTCTAGAGAACTCAAACAATGTGATTGTTGTGGATGATGTTCTTGAAAGTGGTTCTGACGACAATAAGAATAAGGTTGCTCAGCTTTCTCAAGGTTCATCGAAACGTCCACCTCAAAGCTCATCCCAACAGTTTTACAGCGTACCTAATATTGATTCAGAGATAGACCCGTTACTTCAAGTGGTCACTTTGGTTAAGGTCGATAAATCAAAGCGTCGAATGTACTTATTTAAAGACGATGAGGTCGTACAGGAGTTTCGTATCGCCTTGGGTAAGCAGCCCAAAGGGCATAAGCGATTTGAAGGGGATAATCGAACTCCAGAAGGGCAATACAAGCTCGATTATATTATGGAAGAGTCTGATTTTTATCGTTCAGTGCACATCAACTACCCACAATCCGCCGACAGAGAGTGGGCCGAAAAACACGATGTGAGTCCTGGAGGAAATATCAAAATCCACGGCATCAAAAATGGTGAGCGTCGTTCGCAAAGTTTTATTCAAAGTTTTGATTGGACGGATGGTTGTATTGCTTTAACCAATCAAGATATGGATGCGTTTATTGAGCTAGTCAAAATGGGCACTCCTATCCATATCGAATGGTAG
- a CDS encoding GNAT family N-acetyltransferase translates to MQIRTAKVTDIRSILALSEQINRQHHLGAPMVFAPPSRSLGDSEEYWLGLMIDPLGSFFVAVQDEQVVGFLAGKVTQNKGVSFIQPHKVARVNTIVVNDQIQSQGVGKALMKSFNQWSQARGAIELRLEVMEFNQQAQSFYESLGMETQSRTMSMSLEGI, encoded by the coding sequence ATGCAAATCCGTACCGCAAAGGTAACTGACATTCGCTCTATTTTAGCGCTTTCTGAGCAGATAAACCGCCAACATCATCTTGGTGCACCTATGGTGTTTGCACCACCGTCACGAAGCCTTGGCGACAGCGAAGAGTATTGGTTAGGGTTGATGATAGATCCGCTTGGTTCCTTCTTTGTTGCGGTTCAAGACGAACAGGTCGTTGGCTTTCTTGCCGGCAAAGTGACGCAGAACAAAGGGGTAAGTTTTATTCAGCCACATAAGGTTGCGCGGGTGAACACGATTGTGGTCAACGATCAGATTCAAAGCCAAGGTGTCGGCAAGGCGTTGATGAAGTCATTCAACCAATGGTCGCAGGCCAGAGGAGCGATAGAGCTTCGTTTGGAAGTGATGGAGTTTAACCAGCAAGCTCAGAGTTTCTACGAGTCGTTAGGAATGGAAACTCAATCTCGAACCATGTCTATGAGCTTAGAGGGAATATAA
- a CDS encoding Gfo/Idh/MocA family protein translates to MIKFAVIGTNWITQKFVQAAHETQSMQLAAVYSRNLDSAAQFAQEFDVETTYDSLEALANDSTITAVYIASPNSMHCEQSILMMKHGKHVICEKPVASNIDEATRMFEVAEQNGVVLFEAYKSQFLPNFKQIQLGLEKIGKVHKAHINYCQYSSRYQKYLNGENPNTFNPAFSNGSMVDIGFYCVAASVALFGKPQAAHASAKLLDSGVDAHGCAIFQYPEFDVTLAHSKVSDSYAPSEIQGEQGAIIIDHIAECTDVKIRYRDGTVENLTQHQSENSMSYEAQAFADCIHGDQAIKAQTTQRALTVCKLITEMRQQVGVVYPADK, encoded by the coding sequence ATGATTAAGTTTGCTGTAATTGGAACCAATTGGATTACACAAAAGTTTGTTCAAGCTGCCCATGAAACTCAATCGATGCAACTTGCTGCGGTTTATTCACGAAACTTAGACAGCGCGGCACAGTTCGCCCAAGAATTTGACGTTGAAACGACTTATGACTCTCTTGAAGCATTAGCCAATGACAGCACAATAACAGCGGTTTACATCGCGTCTCCAAACTCAATGCACTGTGAGCAATCGATCTTGATGATGAAGCACGGCAAGCATGTGATTTGTGAGAAACCTGTTGCGTCGAATATTGATGAAGCCACTCGAATGTTTGAAGTCGCAGAGCAAAACGGCGTGGTGCTGTTTGAAGCGTATAAATCTCAGTTCCTACCGAACTTTAAGCAAATCCAACTTGGGTTAGAAAAAATAGGCAAAGTGCATAAAGCGCACATCAATTACTGCCAATATTCATCGCGCTACCAAAAGTACCTCAACGGTGAAAATCCAAATACGTTCAACCCTGCCTTCTCAAACGGCTCAATGGTCGACATTGGTTTCTATTGTGTTGCCGCTTCCGTGGCACTGTTTGGCAAGCCTCAAGCAGCTCACGCTTCTGCTAAGTTGCTTGATTCTGGCGTGGATGCTCATGGCTGTGCGATCTTCCAATACCCTGAGTTCGATGTGACTCTCGCACACTCTAAGGTCAGTGATTCCTACGCACCTAGTGAGATCCAAGGGGAACAAGGGGCGATCATTATCGATCACATCGCTGAATGTACCGACGTTAAGATCCGCTATCGTGATGGCACAGTAGAAAACCTCACTCAACATCAAAGTGAGAACTCAATGAGTTATGAAGCGCAAGCCTTTGCCGATTGTATCCATGGCGATCAAGCAATCAAAGCTCAAACAACACAGCGCGCTTTAACCGTTTGCAAGCTAATTACAGAGATGCGTCAGCAAGTTGGTGTCGTTTACCCTGCAGACAAATAG
- the grxB gene encoding glutaredoxin 2, which translates to MKLYIYDHCPFCARVAYIAQSLGLNIELVSVDYDDAQTLIDLIGKKIVPVLQKDDGSIMAESLDIIAYFMDLKSSDEQRVPSEQVTLFQTRAFPLSQRIGLPRWWKLDLAEYQSEASKAAWRASKETEELNFDRLIEQTPQFVEQINPLLKDAELLLNLENGESALPLIDQAVYFSMLRGFCVEPSITWPPALERWLEKQSETLKLSLLR; encoded by the coding sequence ATGAAGCTTTACATTTACGACCACTGCCCTTTCTGTGCAAGAGTGGCCTACATCGCTCAATCTCTAGGATTGAACATCGAGCTTGTCTCTGTGGATTATGATGACGCCCAAACCCTTATCGATCTGATCGGTAAAAAGATAGTGCCAGTCTTACAGAAAGACGATGGCTCTATCATGGCGGAAAGCTTAGATATCATCGCTTACTTCATGGACTTGAAATCAAGTGATGAGCAGCGTGTACCATCAGAACAAGTCACTCTGTTCCAAACTCGTGCATTCCCGCTAAGCCAACGCATCGGTTTACCACGTTGGTGGAAACTAGACCTTGCTGAATACCAATCAGAAGCAAGCAAAGCTGCATGGCGCGCGAGCAAAGAGACGGAAGAACTCAACTTCGATAGACTAATTGAGCAAACGCCGCAGTTCGTTGAACAGATTAACCCGTTATTGAAAGATGCAGAGCTTCTACTGAACCTAGAAAATGGTGAGTCGGCACTGCCGCTTATTGACCAAGCGGTGTACTTCTCTATGTTGCGCGGTTTCTGTGTTGAACCAAGCATCACATGGCCACCAGCGCTTGAACGTTGGTTAGAGAAACAAAGCGAAACACTAAAACTGTCTCTACTTCGTTAA